In Persicimonas caeni, a single window of DNA contains:
- a CDS encoding YceI family protein: protein MSKKIAVLLLAAGMAMAAGCKSETDNKAAAKVSEASAEEKTDEKAEEAKADEKADEAKSEPREVAVATDKSSIGWVGAKVTGDHKGGFKKFEGKLWENEGEVEKVEFTVDTTSVFSDAEKLTGHLKSDDFFHVEKHPEAKFVSKKIVEKKSKSPDGKEFSHEVTGDFTIRGVTKELTFPANIKAGDDKLEASTEFTFNRFDFDIVYKGKPDDLIKKEVLLKVDLVAPMDKQAEKPKQAEAEAAKDEAGK from the coding sequence ATGTCCAAAAAGATTGCAGTCCTCCTCCTCGCCGCCGGTATGGCCATGGCCGCCGGTTGCAAGAGCGAAACCGACAACAAAGCCGCCGCGAAGGTCAGCGAGGCCTCGGCCGAAGAGAAGACCGACGAGAAGGCCGAAGAGGCCAAGGCTGACGAGAAGGCCGACGAGGCCAAGAGCGAGCCGCGCGAAGTGGCCGTGGCCACCGACAAGTCGTCCATCGGCTGGGTGGGCGCCAAAGTCACCGGCGACCACAAAGGCGGCTTCAAGAAGTTCGAAGGCAAGCTGTGGGAGAACGAGGGCGAGGTCGAGAAGGTCGAGTTCACCGTCGACACCACCAGCGTCTTCTCGGATGCCGAGAAGTTGACCGGCCACCTCAAGTCCGATGACTTCTTCCACGTCGAGAAGCACCCGGAGGCCAAGTTCGTCTCCAAAAAGATCGTCGAGAAGAAGTCGAAGTCTCCCGACGGCAAAGAGTTCTCGCACGAGGTCACCGGTGACTTCACCATCCGCGGTGTCACCAAAGAGCTGACCTTCCCGGCCAACATCAAAGCCGGCGACGACAAGCTCGAGGCGTCGACCGAGTTTACCTTCAACCGATTCGACTTCGACATCGTCTACAAAGGCAAGCCCGACGACCTGATCAAAAAAGAAGTCCTCCTGAAGGTCGACCTGGTCGCCCCGATGGACAAGCAGGCCGAAAAGCCCAAGCAAGCTGAGGCGGAGGCCGCCAAGGACGAAGCCGGCAAGTAA
- a CDS encoding peroxiredoxin, whose translation MTLRLGDEAPNFKAMTTEGEIDFHEWGGDSWVVFFSHPADFTPVCTTEIGRAANLSDEFKKRNAKRIVLSVDPIEDHHEWVKDVEETQNAKMDYPIIADEDREIANMYDMIHPKADDTATVRSVFVIDPDKKIRLTLTYPPAIGRNFDEILRVIDALQLSDDYDIATPVDWTKGEKVVVKPSIDTETAKEQFGDVEELRPYLRLTPDPSTK comes from the coding sequence ATGACTCTACGACTTGGCGACGAAGCACCGAATTTCAAGGCGATGACCACCGAAGGCGAGATCGACTTCCACGAGTGGGGCGGCGACTCCTGGGTGGTCTTCTTCTCGCACCCGGCCGACTTCACCCCCGTGTGCACCACCGAGATCGGGCGCGCGGCGAACTTGAGCGACGAGTTCAAAAAGCGCAACGCCAAGCGTATCGTCCTGTCGGTCGACCCCATCGAAGACCACCACGAGTGGGTCAAGGACGTCGAGGAGACTCAGAACGCCAAGATGGACTACCCGATCATCGCGGACGAAGACCGCGAGATCGCCAACATGTACGACATGATCCACCCCAAGGCCGACGACACCGCCACGGTGCGCTCGGTCTTCGTGATCGACCCGGACAAGAAGATTCGCCTCACGCTGACCTATCCGCCGGCCATCGGTCGTAACTTCGACGAGATCTTGCGCGTGATCGACGCACTTCAGCTCAGCGACGACTACGATATCGCCACCCCGGTCGACTGGACCAAGGGTGAGAAGGTCGTGGTCAAGCCGTCGATCGACACCGAAACGGCCAAAGAGCAGTTTGGCGACGTCGAAGAGCTTCGCCCCTACCTGCGTCTGACGCCGGACCCGAGCACCAAGTAG
- a CDS encoding PaaI family thioesterase — MTSSLPQDIDLSIGPGHRPADEHLAHLKLGRSFLAGPHAGEDIIRLRWYVRESDGALVGRVWFGPGAQGPPGHAHGGSMAAVLDEALGSSCWVAGHPVVAAELTTSFRAMLPLGTVATVEAWIEKADGRKLYPKGHILADDGTVYAEASGLFIEMTSEAFDALADRLE, encoded by the coding sequence GTGACAAGTTCCCTCCCACAAGACATCGACCTCAGCATCGGCCCCGGCCACCGGCCGGCCGACGAGCACCTCGCACATCTCAAGCTCGGGCGCTCCTTTTTGGCCGGGCCACACGCCGGCGAAGACATCATTCGACTGCGCTGGTACGTGCGTGAATCGGACGGCGCGTTGGTCGGACGCGTCTGGTTTGGCCCCGGCGCGCAGGGCCCGCCCGGCCACGCTCACGGCGGCAGCATGGCGGCGGTGCTCGACGAGGCGCTCGGCAGCTCGTGCTGGGTGGCGGGCCACCCCGTCGTCGCCGCCGAGTTGACCACCTCGTTTCGCGCGATGTTGCCGCTGGGCACCGTGGCGACCGTCGAGGCGTGGATCGAGAAGGCCGACGGACGCAAGCTGTACCCCAAGGGCCATATCCTCGCCGACGACGGCACGGTCTATGCCGAGGCGAGCGGCCTCTTCATCGAGATGACCTCCGAGGCGTTCGATGCGTTGGCCGACCGACTCGAGTAA
- a CDS encoding DUF3089 domain-containing protein: protein MRNLIGRALLLAVVCVLPACSPACFLKPTEAFDQDRLAKAPDYSDPESWAALPGRDDKADFTPPGATDRQADAPADVFFVHPTTWFDRDLWNDPLDSAKSREFLHEIVLPGQASAFNACCRVFAPYYRQATIGAYFEEPAQAKQAFSVAYADVERAFDAFIDKYNTNEQDKGRPFIVASHSQGSQHAMRLLEKIDADPELRERMIAAYVPGFALPMSRYGEVYEHLEPCTEPTQTGCIVAWDTYRYAAELNSDTLLHWQGDELRRVPVDAPRQCTNPITWRADEETSSPEAHRGAVQPLNEGDDPSLLTVLRSDKPVGLDVTGLSEPREGFLVAQCKDGVLRVPDLDELGYNEDEMAPGNYHLMDYELFYMDIRHNAVRRTEAWLANHAQQKTP from the coding sequence ATGCGCAACTTGATAGGGCGAGCCCTACTGCTCGCAGTTGTATGTGTGTTGCCGGCTTGTTCTCCGGCGTGCTTTCTCAAGCCGACCGAGGCGTTCGACCAGGACCGCCTGGCCAAAGCTCCCGATTATAGCGATCCGGAATCTTGGGCCGCGTTGCCCGGTCGCGACGACAAAGCCGACTTCACGCCGCCGGGCGCAACCGATCGGCAGGCCGACGCCCCGGCCGACGTCTTCTTCGTCCACCCCACGACCTGGTTCGACCGCGACCTGTGGAACGACCCGCTCGATTCGGCGAAATCCCGCGAGTTTCTTCACGAGATCGTCCTGCCGGGCCAGGCCAGCGCCTTCAACGCGTGCTGCCGCGTGTTCGCTCCGTACTACCGCCAGGCGACCATCGGCGCGTATTTCGAGGAGCCCGCCCAGGCCAAGCAGGCCTTTTCGGTCGCCTACGCCGACGTCGAGCGCGCCTTCGATGCGTTCATCGACAAGTACAACACGAACGAGCAAGACAAGGGCCGCCCCTTCATCGTCGCGTCGCACAGTCAGGGCAGTCAGCACGCGATGCGTCTGCTCGAGAAGATCGACGCCGATCCCGAGCTTCGCGAGCGTATGATTGCTGCGTACGTGCCCGGCTTTGCGCTGCCGATGTCGCGCTACGGCGAAGTTTACGAGCACCTCGAGCCGTGCACGGAGCCCACCCAAACCGGCTGCATCGTCGCCTGGGACACCTACCGTTACGCCGCCGAGCTCAACTCAGACACACTCCTACACTGGCAGGGCGACGAGCTTCGTCGCGTGCCCGTCGACGCGCCGCGCCAGTGCACCAACCCGATCACCTGGCGAGCCGACGAAGAGACCTCCTCCCCCGAGGCGCATCGGGGCGCCGTCCAGCCGCTCAACGAAGGCGACGACCCGTCCCTCTTGACGGTACTTCGCTCCGACAAGCCGGTCGGCCTCGACGTGACCGGCCTGAGCGAGCCGCGCGAGGGCTTTTTGGTCGCCCAATGCAAGGACGGCGTGCTGCGCGTGCCCGATCTCGACGAGCTCGGCTACAACGAGGATGAGATGGCGCCCGGCAATTACCATCTGATGGATTACGAGCTTTTCTACATGGATATCCGTCACAATGCGGTGCGCCGCACCGAGGCGTGGCTGGCGAATCACGCGCAGCAAAAGACACCTTAA